In the genome of Longimicrobium sp., the window CCGGCTGCTGAAAGCGCTTGAGCGTGGCGGGAATGAAGCCGGCTCCGATCAGCACGGCGGCAACGATCAGCAGCGTGCGGACGTTCCTGCGGCGGACGGCCGGATCGTACGGATCGGGGCCCAGGTTGGACGGGTCTCTATTCATCAACTCGTGCAGGTACGGCGTAGATCGATCAGGACGAAAGTCGCTCCGGGGAGCGGGCGGATAATACTCCGCTGCCTTCGATTGCGCGACTGGCGGACGCAGCGAGGCCGGCGGGGAGAGCTCCCGGCCGGCCTGCGGGTCCGCGCGATCGATTAAAGCCGTGCGTCAGTCCGCCTCGTTCCTCGCGCGGCAGTCGTCGCGGGTGGCGGCCCGGGCTTCCACCACCTCGCGGATGGCCACGGCGCGCCGGTACATGCCCATGTGGCCGAACATTCCCGGCCCCGTCACGTCGGCGCGCACGGTGACGTAGATGGTGCCGTACTCGCCCTCCACCAGGTCGCGGTACGGCTGCAACACCGGGCCGGCGTTGGATACCCACCATGGCCCGCGCTCGCCGCACACGCGCAGCGACTGCTCTTCCCACTTGACCGTGTAGTAGCCGGAAAGCGTCACCGGCTCGGAGCGGGGGGCCACCGCGGCGATGAGCGGCAGCGGGAGCAGGGCGGCGAACAGGGTGCGGATGCGCATCTTTCCTTGCGGCAACGAGTTGATTTCATCGCGTCGTACACCCCGATGGGACCCCGGGTCCACGCGGATGGTTGCCCGCGCCACAACGCGAAAGGCCCCGGCGCGCGCGAGGCGAGCCGGGGCCTTGCAACCGCCGGGAACGGATCAGCCGCGGCGGCGTTCCAGGAGGAGCAGCATCAGCAGGCTGAGGACCGACAGGCCCTCCTCCTCGGGCGTCAGCTCGGTCAGCCGGTCCACCGCGTACTTGCCCTCCCACAACGCCGACTGCTTGGTGGCGCGCACCGCCGGAGTGCCGTCGGGGCGAGTCACCAGGTACTTGGGATGGAAGACGTAGCCCGCGAGCATGCCCAGCACCGGGATCTGCCCGAACAGCGCGTCGCCCACCTTGGCCAGGGGGTTCTCTTCGCGGAGGTTGAAGACGACGTGGCCGTCGCGGACGATCTCGTAGTGCGCGCGCCACAGCGAGCGCATTCCCTTGCGGCGCACCGCCCCGATCTGCGTGCCGTCCGGCGTGCTGAAGTTGTACTGCGCGGACCAGTCGATCACCTTGTTGGCCGCGATGTAGTACAGCGGCTGGGTCTGGCTCTCGTCCGCGAAGACGGTGACCTGCTCCTTCAGCTTCATCAGCTTCTGCTTGACGTACATCCGCACCTGCCCGCTGGCGTCGCGCACGTAGATTTGCGGCGCGAGGGCAAGCAGCTTGAACGAGAGCTGAAGCGGATACTGCATCGTTGGGTCTCCGGGATCGGGATGGGTCGGGAAGCGTACCGCGGAAGGTGTGAGTAGCGTAGCGCCCGCGCGCCCGCCGCGCCAGACCCGCATCGTGAGATTTCGCGCGCCTATTCCACTCCCCGCCCGATCCGCGGCCACCGGATCTCTCCGGTCGCCGGGTCACGGGACAGATAGATCCATTCCACCCGCCCGGTGATGAGCCGCTCGCGCACGAACCCGAAGTGCCGGCTGTCGAAGCTGCCGGGCAGGTTGTCGCCCAGCACGAACACGTGGCCCGCCGGCACCTTCAGCGGACCCCACGTGAACATCGTGGGCCGGTATCCGGCGGTGTCCACGCCCGCCAGGTGGGCGCTCTGCCAGGCGAACTCCGGCATCTGTATGTCGTCGGCGGGGGAGAACGGGGGTGAACGGATGACGACGCGCCCGTTCACCAGCAGGTCTCCGCGGCGCATCTGCACCACGTCTCCCGCGACCGCGGCGATGCGCGACATGTACATCGCGCCGGTGGAATCGGCACGTGTGGCGAGCGCGCCGCGCGGAACGGCGACGTTCTGGCGCGCCATCACGTAATCGCCCGGCAGCAGCGTGGGCATCATGTTGCGGCTGCCCAGCTTGAACGCGCGCCAGCGGCTGGTCGCGGCGCCGTAAACCGCGGGCTGAACCACGAAGGCGAGCCCGATCCAGACCACCACATACACCCACCACCGCTGATACCTCCTGCGCGGGGCATCCGCCCGAGCGCGCCCTGCGGTGCGCCACGCATCCGCGAGAACGACGACCCACGCGAGCGGGATCACCAGCAGGAACCCGATTCTTGGCGCCCGCGACTGCACCTCCATGCTCGCCGCGAGCGCGGCCAGCGCGGTCAGCGTCATCGCGACGTGAAGCAGGATTCCACGGCGTGCACGGCCGGCATACATGTGGCCCAGCGGCGCTCCGACGATGGAGAGCAGCACGGCAACGCGTGGCGAGCGGCGGCCGGCCGGTGCGGCGTGCTGGCTCATGTACCGGGTCGGCGGATGGGTGGGGCGGACGAGCCATGCCGGGTGGGACGCCCGGCACGGGCGGATGGGATCAGATCACCTGAAGGTGGGACCGGAC includes:
- the lepB gene encoding signal peptidase I; amino-acid sequence: MSQHAAPAGRRSPRVAVLLSIVGAPLGHMYAGRARRGILLHVAMTLTALAALAASMEVQSRAPRIGFLLVIPLAWVVVLADAWRTAGRARADAPRRRYQRWWVYVVVWIGLAFVVQPAVYGAATSRWRAFKLGSRNMMPTLLPGDYVMARQNVAVPRGALATRADSTGAMYMSRIAAVAGDVVQMRRGDLLVNGRVVIRSPPFSPADDIQMPEFAWQSAHLAGVDTAGYRPTMFTWGPLKVPAGHVFVLGDNLPGSFDSRHFGFVRERLITGRVEWIYLSRDPATGEIRWPRIGRGVE